The genomic interval CCATCAGGTCGAGCGCGTACTCCTCGTCCGTGAACGGTTCGGGGTGGGCGAGCATCCGGGAGGTCACGTCGTCGCCGGGCCGCGCCCGCTTCGCCGCCACGAGGCGCTGCATGTGCTCCCCGAAGCTCAGGTGCGCCTTCTGCGCGCCGGGGCCGCCGTCGGCGAGGTCCTTGAGCACCCGCGCGATGTCGGCGCCCTCGTCGTCGGGGAAGCCGACGAGCCGGGCGAGCACGAGGACGGGCAGCGGCTCGGCGAACTCGGCGACGAGGTCGGCGGTGCCCCGGGTGCAGACGGCGTCGATGAGGCGGTCGGCCAACTGCTCGCAGTGCTGCCGGATCTCGAAGGCGTCAGCCCCTTCGAGAGCCGGTACGACCATGTCGACGTGCCGGCGGTGCTCGGCTCCGGCGGTGAAGTAGATGGACGGCATCGGGGTGCCCACCATGGGCAGCAGGGGCCAGTCGGCGGGGACGTGTCCCCACTGGTTCCACAGGGAGACGTCCCGGGGGAACAGCTCCCCGTCGCTGGTGACCTGGTGGAGTTCCCGGTAGCCGATCACCAGCCAGGCGGGAAAGCCGCCGGGCAGTTCCACGGGGACGACAGGCCCGTGGTCGCGCCGCATGGACCGGTAGAGCTCCTGCGGCTCGGTGGGGAAGCCAGGCCCGCCGAGCGCGACGGCGCCCGTACCGGCACCCACGGGGCAGCCTCCTCCGGTGCCGGCCGTGGACGCGGGCGTGGCGGACGAGGGATTCGTCATCGTACGGACTCCAGGGGCGGCGGCTTCGCGCGTTGCGACCATACGATCAACGCGGCACCACTATAAGGAGATTGCGTGAACCACCGGAGCTGTTCGCGCTCATTTCCGCCCGAACTCCCGGCCGGGGCCCCGGTCGGGGTGGCGTCCGGGAGGTGGACGGCGTAAGGGCCGCCCCGGGCTCGCACCGCGATCCCGCCGCTCTACGATCGGGGCGTGTGCGCTGACGTCATAGTTGCCGAGGACGACGAGAAGCAGGCCGAGCTCGTACGCCGCTATCTGGAACGGGAAGGACACGCCGTACGGATCGTGGGCGACGGCCTCGCCGCGCTCGACGCCGTCCGGCACCAGGAACCCGACCTGCTCGTTCTCGATGTGATGATGCCCCGGGCCGACGGCCTGGACGTCGTGCGCGTACTGCGCTCCGAGAACCGCGAGCTGCCGGTGCTGATGCTGACCGCCCGCTCGACCGAGGACGACCTCCTGCTCGGTCTCGACCTCGGCGCCGACGACTACATGACCAAGCCCTACAGTCCGCGCGAGCTGATGGCCCGCGTCCGTACCCTGCTGCGGCGCACCCGGCGGACCGCCGCCCCGGAGCCGGTGGCCGAGGAACCGGTCCTGCGGGTCGGCGCCCTCGTGGTCGACCCGGCGCGGCACGAAGTGTCCGTGGGCGGCGGGGCGGTGGAGTGCACCCCGGGCGAGTTCCGGATCCTGGCGGCCCTGGCGGCGGGGCCGGACCGGGTGTTCAGCCGTCAGCGGCTGCTGGAGGAGCTCCACGGGTTCGACCGCTACATCAGCGCCCGGACCGTCGACGTGCACGTCATGAACCTGCGCAAGAAGATCGAGCGGGCCCCGCGGCGGCCGGAACGCCTGCTCACCGTGTTCGGCGTCGGCTACAAGCTCACCGACCCGGCGAAGGCGGTCCGGCGTGCGTAGGGCGCGCCGCGGGGACGACAGGGCGGGCGGGCGCGGGGCGGGCCGGGACGGCCGGACGGACGGGGACGGCCGGACGGACGGGGACGGCCGGACGGACGGGGACGGCCGGACGGACGGGGACGGTGGGAGCGCCGGCCGAAGCGGGCGGCGCGACGGCCGGCGGGAGATGGCGGGCCGGGCGCGGCTGCCGCTGCGCCGGAGCCTGCTGGGGCGACTGCTCGCCGTTTCGGCGCTGGTGGCCGCGTGTTCGGTGGCGGCCACCGCCTGGATCGCCGTGCAGACCACCTCGGGTGCGATCAAGCAGGAGCAGGGGCAGAACCTCACCGCGGACGCCCGGATCTACGACACCCTGCTGGAGTACGCCGCCCGCAATCCGACCTGGGACGGGGTCGGGGCGACGGTGCGCGAACTGGCCCGGGAGTCGGGCCGCCGGGTCGCCCTGACCACGCAGGGCAGGCAGCCGCTCGCCGACTCGGCCACCACGGCGACCGCCCCGGCGCTCGGGCCGCAGGCGTCCGCCGTGGTCGACCCGTTGTCCGTGGACACCGTTCTGGCGGCGCGCGGGACCGCCGGGCAGGGCACGGCGGCCGACCGCATCGACCCCCGGGCGGTGGGGCCGTTCCGGCTGTCGGCGGGGGACAGCAAGACGTTGCGGCGGACCGCCGACGACAAGGTGGAGTGCCTGAACCGGGCGGGCATCGCCTCGGACGTGGTGGTCGGCCCGAGCGGCCGCCCCCGGGTGCAGATCGTGGGCAACGACCCCGAACGCGCGCTGGGCACGCGGTGTGATCTCGCCGCTCTGGACACACCCACCCCTTCGGAACGCAAGGCCCTCGACGCGCTCACCGAGCTGGCCGACGCCTGTCTGAAGCGCCAGGACCGCGAGGGCGTACGGCTGAACAGCGACCTGTCCTGGGGCGATCCGGCGCGGGTGTCCCTGGCGCCCGAGTCCGGCCCGCGGCCGGACGAACCCGGGCCGCTGGTGCCGGCGCCGACGCCTGTGCCTGTGCCGACTCCGAGCGACGACGCCCCTGCGGAGGCGACCGAGCCGTCCGTCGTGACGCCGGAACGTACCGGGGAGAACGACCGGGCGATCGCGTCCTGTGTGGGCACGGCCCGGAGCGAACAGCTCAGCTCGTACGTGGCCTCCCCCGCCCTCCTCTTCATCGGCGACGAGGGCGGCGCGACGCTGCCCGGATTCGACCTCTCCCCCGCGAACACGGCCAGGATCGCCGGGGCGGCGGCGCTCGTGCTGGCCCTCACCGTGGGCGCTTCGGTGTTCGCGGGCGCCCGGCTGGTACGCCCGCTGTACGCACTGACCGGCGCCGCGCAGCGCATGCGCGACGGGGAGCAGCCGGAGTCGGTGCCCGTCTCGGGGGACGACGAGGTCGGCCGGCTGGCCGCGGCGTTCAACGACATGTCCGCGCACCGGGCGCGGCTGGAGGAACAGCGCAAGGCCATGGTGAGCGACGTCGCCCATGAGCTGCGCACCCCGCTGAGCAACATCCGGGGCTGGCTGGAGGCCGCCCAGGACGGACTCGCCGACCCCGACCCGGCGTTCGTCTCCTCGCTGCTGGAGGAGGCCGTGCTGCTCCAGCACATCATCGACGACCTCCAGGACCTGGCCGCCGCCGACGCCGGGGTGCTGCGGCTGCATCCCGAACCCGTCGAGGTCCGGGAGCTGCTGAGGCAGGCCGCCGCCGCCCACCAGGCGCGGGCGGAGAACGCGGGCGTCACGCTCGCCGTCATGGGCACCGCCCCGGGGCCGGCCCTGCGCGCCGATCCGGTCAGGCTCCGGCAGGTGGTCGGCAACCTGGTGTCCAACGCCGTACGGCACACGCCGGAGGGCGGACGGGTGACGCTGCGCGCGTACGCCTCCGAAGAAGGTGACGGGGCGGTGCTGGTCGAGGTGGCGGACACCGGCTCCGGCATCCCGTCCGAGGACCTTCCCCACGTCTTCGACCGGTTCTGGCGCGCGGAGAAGTCCCGCAGCCGCCGTACGGGCGGCAGCGGCCTGGGCCTCGCCATCGTCCGCAAACTGGTCGAGGCCCACGGCGGCACGGTGGACGCGGCGAGCGTCGAGGGCAAGGGGTCGACGTTCGTCCTTCGCCTGCCCGGAACCGGGCCGTCCGGCCCCTGATGGGATGACCACAGCGCTCTGACAGCTTCTTCATATCTCCACGCCAGCCTGGCGGCATGCCCCGTCCCCGGTGCGAACCGGCATCCGGGACCGTCACGGGGCCGACTATGGAATGGAGCCATCCGTATGACCGCTTTCCCCTCTCGTCGCACCCTGCGCGCCGCCGTCCTGGCCGCTGTCGCGGCCGGCGCGGTGTTGGTCCCGTCCTCCGCCGCCTTCGCCGACGCCTCCCCGAAGCCGTCGGAGCCCGCCGTGGTCGACCTGTCCGAGAGCAAGCCCCCCGTGGTCGACCCGTCCGAGCGCAAGGCCGCCGATGACGCCGCGAAGGACGCCGCCCGGCCGGCGGTGACGCCGCGCGGCGGCGTGGCGGCGGGTGAGGGCCCCGCGCCCGCGCCCACACCGAAGGAGGCCGCCCCGGTGGTCACCCCGCGCGGCGGTGTCGCCGCGGGTGAGCGTCCCGCGGGCAGCGGTGACAACAGCACCGCGGTGCTGGCCGGCTCGGTGGCCGGGACGGCGCTGCTCGCCGGCGTGGGCACGATCGTGCTGCGCCGCCGCTCGGCGGCCGGCCTCGACGGCTGACCCGCACCGCTCACCACCGCTGACCGTGGCGCCGCCCCCGCACCGGGGCGGCGCCACGCCCGCGCACCGGCCCATCCCGTCCCGTCCCGCCGCCCTGTCCCGCCCCGATTCCGGAGTCCTCTGTGCCGTCCTGTACGTCGCCCCACCGCTTCCGGCGGACCGCCGCTCTGCTGACCGCCCTCGCGGCCTGCGTCGCCCTGGCGGGTTGCTCCTCCGCCGAGCCCTCCGCCTCGTCCTCCTCCGCCGCTGCAGGCGCGCCCTCCGCCTCGCCCTCTTCCGCTCAGGGCGAGGCGGCATCCGGATCGACCGGATCGACCGGATCGACCGAGCCGTCCAGGACGGGCGGGCCGGATCAGCCGGCTCCCGCCCACGTCTCCATCCCCTCGATCGGCATACAGAGCACGCTCATGGAGCTGGGGCTCAACCCGGACGGCACGGTCGAGGTCCCGCCCGCGGAGAAGGGCATGACGGCGGGCTGGTACAGCGGCGGTTCCGTGCCCGGCACACCGGGTCCCGCGGTGCTGATCGGCCACAACGACACCCGCTTCGGCCGTGCCGTCTTCCACGACCTCAAGAACATCCGCGACGGCGCCGAGGTCCTGGTCCGCGACGGGGCGGGGAGGACCCTGCGCTACACGGTCACCGGAAAGGAAGCGGTCAGCAAGAAGGCGTTCCCCACCGACAAGGTCTACGGCCCG from Streptomyces sp. CA-278952 carries:
- a CDS encoding cytochrome P450, whose protein sequence is MTNPSSATPASTAGTGGGCPVGAGTGAVALGGPGFPTEPQELYRSMRRDHGPVVPVELPGGFPAWLVIGYRELHQVTSDGELFPRDVSLWNQWGHVPADWPLLPMVGTPMPSIYFTAGAEHRRHVDMVVPALEGADAFEIRQHCEQLADRLIDAVCTRGTADLVAEFAEPLPVLVLARLVGFPDDEGADIARVLKDLADGGPGAQKAHLSFGEHMQRLVAAKRARPGDDVTSRMLAHPEPFTDEEYALDLMAITAAGHLTTADWISNSTRLMLTEDQFADALSGGRHSVAEAMNEVLWEDGPTQILAGRWAARDARLGGRNIARGDMLLLGLGAANADPHIRQQVTASAVRSGQGGNSAHLAFSHGEYRCPFPAQEIAEIIARTGIEVLLDRLPDLELAVPAAELVRRPSAFLRGTTALPVRFTPVRTTGDAL
- a CDS encoding response regulator transcription factor, with the protein product MCADVIVAEDDEKQAELVRRYLEREGHAVRIVGDGLAALDAVRHQEPDLLVLDVMMPRADGLDVVRVLRSENRELPVLMLTARSTEDDLLLGLDLGADDYMTKPYSPRELMARVRTLLRRTRRTAAPEPVAEEPVLRVGALVVDPARHEVSVGGGAVECTPGEFRILAALAAGPDRVFSRQRLLEELHGFDRYISARTVDVHVMNLRKKIERAPRRPERLLTVFGVGYKLTDPAKAVRRA
- a CDS encoding sensor histidine kinase, with product MAGRARLPLRRSLLGRLLAVSALVAACSVAATAWIAVQTTSGAIKQEQGQNLTADARIYDTLLEYAARNPTWDGVGATVRELARESGRRVALTTQGRQPLADSATTATAPALGPQASAVVDPLSVDTVLAARGTAGQGTAADRIDPRAVGPFRLSAGDSKTLRRTADDKVECLNRAGIASDVVVGPSGRPRVQIVGNDPERALGTRCDLAALDTPTPSERKALDALTELADACLKRQDREGVRLNSDLSWGDPARVSLAPESGPRPDEPGPLVPAPTPVPVPTPSDDAPAEATEPSVVTPERTGENDRAIASCVGTARSEQLSSYVASPALLFIGDEGGATLPGFDLSPANTARIAGAAALVLALTVGASVFAGARLVRPLYALTGAAQRMRDGEQPESVPVSGDDEVGRLAAAFNDMSAHRARLEEQRKAMVSDVAHELRTPLSNIRGWLEAAQDGLADPDPAFVSSLLEEAVLLQHIIDDLQDLAAADAGVLRLHPEPVEVRELLRQAAAAHQARAENAGVTLAVMGTAPGPALRADPVRLRQVVGNLVSNAVRHTPEGGRVTLRAYASEEGDGAVLVEVADTGSGIPSEDLPHVFDRFWRAEKSRSRRTGGSGLGLAIVRKLVEAHGGTVDAASVEGKGSTFVLRLPGTGPSGP
- a CDS encoding class F sortase — protein: MPSCTSPHRFRRTAALLTALAACVALAGCSSAEPSASSSSAAAGAPSASPSSAQGEAASGSTGSTGSTEPSRTGGPDQPAPAHVSIPSIGIQSTLMELGLNPDGTVEVPPAEKGMTAGWYSGGSVPGTPGPAVLIGHNDTRFGRAVFHDLKNIRDGAEVLVRDGAGRTLRYTVTGKEAVSKKAFPTDKVYGPTKDSTLRLITCDGEFDADGHTVDNLIVYGALA